CAGATCGGATATGACCACGTCGTAGCGCTCGTGGGCGGTCCTCAGCCAGCTGAACGCGTCCGCCGTGACCGCCGTCAGCCGCGGGTCCTCGTAGGCGCGGCCGTTGAGAGCGGAGAGCGCGGGGTCGGTGCGGGCCAGGCGGGTGACCCCCGGGTCCAGCTCGACCACCGTCACCCCGGTCACGTCGGGGTAGCGCAGCGCCTCGCGGGCGGCCAGCCCGTCACCGCCGCCGAGGACGAGCACCCGGGCGTGCGGCCCCTTCATCGCGGGGTGCACGAGGGCCTCGTGGTACCGGAACTCGTCGCGCGCCCTGACCCGCAGCCGGCCGTCGAGGTAGAGGTCGAGGGAGTCGCGCCCCGCGCCGGTGAGGACGACCTCCTGCACCCCGGTCCGCACCGCGACCCGCACCTCGTTCCCGTACACCGCCCGGCGCGCGGCCCTCTCGAAGTCGTCCACCAGCAGGGTGGCGGTGGCCAGGAGGGCCATCGCGCAGAGCCCGGCGAGGACGAGGAGCCAGCGGGACCGTGCGGTGAGGTCGCGGCGGAAGAGCCAGAGGATCAGGGCCCCGCCCGCCGCCGCGTTGACCGCGCCGGTGAACAGCGCGCCGGTCAGCTGCCCCAGCATCGGCAGCAGCAGGAAGGGGAAGGCCAGTCCGCCCACCAGAGCACCCACGTAGTCCGCCGCGAACAGGTCGGCGACGGTCCCGCCCGCGTCCTGCCGGTCGACCCGCTGGATCAGCGTCATCAGCAGCGGGATCTCCGCCCCGATCAGGACGCCGATCGCCACCGAGAACCCGACCAGCGCGACGCGTGACTCCCCGAGCCAGGCGAAGGAGGCGTACAGCACCAGCGCGGAGAACCCGCCGACCAGCGCGAGCGCCACCTCGATGAGGGCGAATCCCACGGCGGCGTGACAGCGCAAACGTTTCGCGAGGAGCGAGCCGATCCCCATCGCGAAGACCATCACGGAGAGCACCACCGACGCCTGCGTCACGGAGTCGCCGATCAAGTACGAGGCCATGGCGACCAGTTCGAGTTCGTACACCAGGCCGCAGGCGGCGCAGACGAACACGGAGGCCAGCACGAGGAAGCGGCCGGTCCGCGGGTGTACGGGGAGGGGCGCCGCACCCCGGACAAGGGGCACCTGCTGGTCGATCATGCCCAAAACGCTACGTCACGATTCCTTCGCACCTTGTCACCCGCAAGGGTGCACATGAGGCTCCGGAGCGAGCGCCCGGCGCGCGCCGAAAGCCCACCGGCGTGCACCAACGCCCCGCACGCCGCACGCTTTTCGGTCATCTCAGAGCGACAGGACGGGCACACCGGACGCGGCGGAGACGGCCGGGGCGACGGACGCGGAGGCACCGGCCGCCGCGACGGTGGAAGCGACCGGAAAGACCGCCGTCCTGCCGCGCGTCGGCTGCGCCATCAGCGCCGGGACACCGGGCACTCCCGCCACCGCCCCGGGACGCACCGCGCCCCCGGGCAGCGCCGGAATCCGCACCCCGAACCGGGTCCTCGTGACGACCAACTGCCCTTCCTGCGGGTACGCGTGCCAGGTACGCCACCGCACCTGCCCCTCGGAGCGCTGTGCCAGCATCGCGGTGAAGGCGTACGGGCTGCCCGGAAAAGTGCCCGCCAGACCGTGCGGGTGCTCGGCCACCAGGGCGAGCAGTTCCTGTGCCCGCGCCGCGAACTGCACCTCGCCCAGCGTCTCCACGCGTGCGGCGAACTCGTACTCCCGGTCGCCGAGTTGCTCGGCCACCCCCAGGGGCAGCGGGGTGCGGCTGCCCGGGAGACAGGCCACGGTCTCCGAACAGGTGCCGCCGCCCTCCTCCAGCAGGACCTGATGCGAGGCGCCGAGCAGCCTCAACTGCATGGTGGCGCCGCCTAGCTGGAGATCCAGCACGGCGAGGGCGGGCAGCGGCTCCCTGCCGAGCGCCCACGCCAGATCGGCAGCGCGGGTGTCGGAATAGGCCGTCTGAAGGGACGTGAGCATGGGTCGGCTCCGCAAACGCAGGGACACATGAGCAGGGGGCGCCACCGGAGGACTGACGTGGAGGAGGTGGGAAGCGCCCGATCCGGCCCAACTGGGGTCCGTGGGCTGAAATGTTCTGTCAAACGAGGGAATCACGAACTACGCCGTACTCACCGCGTTTTTGACCAACTTGACGTGGTTTCCATCCCCTGGGGGGCAATACAGCTCAACTGTTCAACCAGAACGCCCCCGCGCGCCTCCCGACCCACCCGGCCGCATCGAAGATCCACAACAGGGCGGGTCCCGGCCGGAGTTGATCAACTCCGGCCGGGACCCGCCCTTCCCCTCCACCCGGACTCACCGGGCGGGTCGCACACGCGTCAGTCGCCGCCGCCGCCGCAACCGCCGCCGCCGCACGAGTGGCCGCCGCCGCACGAGTGGCCGCCGGAGTGCCCGCCCGAGTGCCCGGAGTGGCCGCTGTCGGACGAACCGCCGGAGTCACCCGCCCACCAGCTGCTGTCCCCCGACGACTGCCTGCCCGACGACGAGCGACGCGTCTTCCGCGTACTCACCGAGTACCCGCGCGGTCCGCCCCGCGCCGCGACACCGCCGGCCCGTCCGCCGCGCGCGGAGGACACCGGCCGGGTCCTCCCCGACCACCGCACGGCCGTCACGACGACCCCCGCCACCGCCAGCACGATCAGCCCCACCAGGACGTACGTCACGCCCTCACATCCTTTCGTCCCCCGAGCGGCCCCCGCCGCCCACCGGACCTGTCCGGTTGCCCACTGGATGCCCCGGCCGCATCCACGCCAAAGCGGACTTGAGCAACTCCAGAGCTTGCCGGCAGGCTCTTCGCCGCCCCGTACGCTCCTCCCGTCGCCCCGGTCCGGAGGCGTCCGCGGGAACCGACCGCGCAGCCGCCGGCGCGGGGCGGCCGATGGGCCAGGATGGGCCCCAGAGGCTCGACGGACACCCGAGTGAGAACGGTGGAGACATGAACACCAGGCCGCTGCTGAACCGCAGGCTGGACGGGCACGGGACGACGATCTTCGCGGAGATGTCGGCCCTCGCGCTCACGACCGGCGCCATCAACCTGGGGCAAGGCTTCCCCGACACCGACGGCCCCGAGGAGATCCGCGAGGCCGCCGTCCGGGCGTTGCGTGAAGGCAAGGGCAACCAGTACCCGCCCGGTCCCGGCGTCCCCGAACTGCGTACCGCCGTCGCCGGCCACCAGCAGCGCTTCTACGGCCTCGACTTCGACCCCGACACCGAAGTCCTGGTCACCGCGGGCGCCACCGAGGCCATCGCCGCGAGCATGCTGGCCCTCCTGGAGCCGGGCGACGAGGTCATCGCCTTCGAGCCCTTCTACGACTCGTACGCCGCCTGCATCGCCATGGCCGGCGGTGTCCGCGTCCCGCTCACCCTGCGGGCCCCGGACTTCCGGCCCGATCTGGACGCGCTCCGGGACGCCGTCACCCCGCGCACCCGGCTGCTGCTCCTGAACAGCCCGCACAACCCGACGGGCATGGTCCTCACCCCCGGGGAACTGGCCGCCATCGCCGAACTCGCCGTCGAGCACGACCTCCTGGTCGTCACCGACGAGGTCTACGAGCACCTCGCGTTCGACGGGGACCACGTCCCCCTCATCTCCCTGCCCGGGATGCGCGACCGTACGGTCTCCATCTCCTCGGCCGGCAAGACCTTCTCGTACACCGGCTGGAAGATCGGCTGGGTCACCGGCTCCGCCGCCCTCGTCACCGCCGTCCGCACCGCGAAGCAGTACCTCACCTTCGTCAGCGGCGGCCCCCTCCAGTACGCCGTCGCCGAGGCCCTGGCGCTTGGCGACGCCTTCTACACCGGCTTCCGGGAGGACCTGCGCGCCAAGCGCGACCTCCTCGCCGACGGCCTCACCGCGGCCGGCTTCGAGGTCTACCGCCCCCAGGGCACCTACTTCGTCACCACCGACGTGGCCTCCCTGGGCGAGAAGGACGGCATCGCGTTCTGCCGCTCCCTCCCGGAACGCGCGGGGGTCGTCGCCGTCCCCAACGCCGTCTTCTACGACGACCGGGAAGCCGGCCGCACCCAGGTCCGTTTCGCGTTCTGCAAGCGGGAGGGTGTGCTGGAAGAGGCGGTTGCCCGCCTCAAGCGATTGGCGGTCTGACAGAGGGCGCGAAGAGAGCGCCGCCGGTTCGCTCCGGGGGGCGGGACCTGCTCAAGCCCCGCTCCCGAAGCGACCACAGTTCACTCGGTGTCTTTCGGATGCCGCGGAGAGGCGTACACGAGGATCACGGTGGAAGTCTCCACGCTGACCAGGTAGCGCACTCGACCACCGCTGGTGACCTCGTACTCCCACTGGTCCAGGTCGGAGCCCTTCCACACTTTGGTGGCGTGCCTGCCGCGCAACTGATGCTGGCGATTCCAGTTGGACCGGGTCAGAGGGTCGCTCCGGAGAGCGTCCAGGCAGCGATGCGCGCTCGGCAGGGCCACGCGACACAGTTCCTCCCAGCCCGTCACCGCCTCTGTGGTCCCGAAGACGACGTTCCACCCGTTGAGGGGCGGAACGCTCACTCGGTCTCCTTTCTTCGGGCTCACCCACGCACCTCGACCTGGCCGAGGTCATCACCATCGAGCGCACGCAGCGATTCCCTGAGCTGCTCGGGATCGGCATTGATGCGTGCCGTGGCTCGCCAGGAGACGATCGCGCGGTGCACGGTCTCCCCCGCCCCCAGTTCGGCGGCGTCCGACAACGCTTCAATCAGCTCGACGGTGAAAGCCCGAATCTCTTCCGCGTCCAGGTGCCGTGCCCACGGAAACACTTCGGGCAGTGCGAGGAGGAGCGCCCTGGCGCCGTCGTCCTGCTTCATCAGCGCGAGGAAGAGCCGCGAGGCGGTGGTCAGGTTCTCCTCCGCACCCTCCGCGCGTACAGCCGTGGTCAGCACCATGTCCGGCGCGTCCCGATGGGTGACCCGAAGCCGTCCCAGGGCAGCGGCTCTGGCGGCAACGCCCTTGGGATTGCGGGAGAGATCGGTGAAGGAAACGGATTCCGTTTCTGCGTCCAGACGCACGGTAGACATAATCAGAGCTTACTCAGATCACGATCTGATTTCAAGAGACCGTCCGGCCTTCGATGCGCATGCCTTCGCCTTCTGCAAGCGGAAGGGTGTGCTGGAAGGGGCGGTCGCAAGGCTGGCCGGGTTGCGGAACCGCTGATCCGGCGCCCGGAGCGCGGTGGCCGCCACCCGCCGCTCGAAGCATCGGGGCCGTCCGCCGCCCGGGGCGGCCGGGCGGCAGACGGGGCGTGCGTCAGGAAGCGCGCAGGAACGCCGAGTGCGACGCCTTGCCGAGGAAGGTGACGCGGGTGGTGCCCGTGAGGTGCTTGTTCAGCGCTTCCTCGATGCCCGGCGGAATCACGTGGTCCTGATGCCCGGTGGTCGACGGATCGCCGCCCCGGGGCCGTGACCGCCGTGAAGGTGCCCTTACACGCCCGAAAACGCCGACGGCCGGGGCGGCGGTCGTGGTGATCGCCGCCCCGGCCGGGCGTCGTGCGTGACGCGCGCGGGCGTCGTGCGGGTGCGTCCCGCGAACGGAGACGAAGGCGGTCAGCCTTCGGGCGTCTCGTCGGCCCCTTCGGACTTCTCCTCGGCCGGCGCGAGGCCGAGGCGCTCGACGAGCCACTTGTCGAACTCGATGGAGGCGCGGACCCAGCTCACCGTGGAGGAGACGAAGTGCTCCAGGGCGACGCCGGTACCGATGAGCATCTGCGCCTCACCGATCAGGCGGACCGAACCGGCCTCGCCCTCCTCGCCCTCGTGGGAGTGCGTGTAGACCTTCGGCCACAGGGTGCGGCGGTTCCAGTCGTCGATCGCGTCCAGCAGGACGGCGCGCTGGTCCAGGTCGTGCGGGCGGTCGTAGAACGTCCGCACCGAGAAGACCTGCTGGTCCGCCTCGCCACGGAACATGAAGTACGTGCGGAACTCTTCCCACGGCGCCGCGAGGTCGCCCTCGTCGTCGACGACGAACTTGAGCTCCATCTGCTCCAGGAGCTGCTTGACGAGGTCCTGGTCAGGGACGACGGGGCCCTCCGGTCCTGCCGCCTGCGGTTCGGGCTGGCCCCCGAAATTAGGAATCGAGGACGGATCGATGCTCACCGTAATTTCCCTTCGTGCGGTTGTACGCCATCCTCTCCCATGGCGGGCGGGGAATGGCAACCCCCGGCGGGGGCGATCCGCTGCCGGCGGAAAGGACCGGTCCGCCGTCGGCGGACCGGGAACCTCCGGGAGCCGGACCGCGTCTTCCGCGGCCGGAGCCCTTCACCGGTCCTGCGCGGCCGGTTCGGACAGGAGTACGCCGTGGACGACCGTATACAGCCGCCCGGAGCAGCGCGGGAGTCGGTACGGGGGAGCCGGCGGGCGCACCCGTGGTTCTGGGCCGTGCTGCTCGGCATCGCGGTGGTCCCGGCCACGATGGCGATCCTCCTCGTCGGCCAGGCCGTGTTCTCCGCGGTGACCGGCGGGGAACTCGGGAAGCCCGCCGTCACCTGCGACGAGGCGGTGCGGTTCCTCGGCACCCCGCTGCCCGAGGCCGCGCACGACCGGAAGTGCCTGGAGGAGAACAGCTGGCTGGACGCGGGGTACGACATCCGCTTCCGGATCACCCGGACGGCACTGGACGACTGGCTGGCCACGGCGTTCCCCGCAATCGCGGACCCCTGGTACGCCACGGACCTCTGCGACGACGGTGTCGACGCCTGCGGCAATCTTCAGTTCGGCGACCAGCCGCACGGCCGGGCCCTGGCCGCCGACATGACGGCCGTGTACGAGGACGACGGCACCGTCCTCGTACACGTCCACCCCTTCGACGTCTGAAGCACGCTCGCGGTGTCCGGGCGGATCGGGCGGATCGGGCGGTGTCCGGCGGTCGCCGGACACCGCTGATTCCGGACCGGGACCGTCAGCCCGCCGCGCCCACGATCAGGCCGGCCTCGGAGCCGTCCCCGGGCACGTCCACCCGTACGGTGTCGCCGTCCGCGATCTCGCCCGCGAGGATCTCCCGGGCGAGCTGGTCGCCGATCGCCGTCTGGATGAGGCGGCGCAGCGGCCGGGCGCCGTAAGCCGGGTCGTTGCCCTTCTCGGCGAGCCAGGCCAGCGCGGCCGGGGTGACGTCGAGGGCGAGCTGCCGGTCGGCGAGCCGCTTGGCGAGGCGGCCGATCTGGAGCCCCGCGATGTGGGCGAGTTCGTCGCCGGTGAGTGCGGAGAAGACGACCAGGTCGTCCAGCCGGTTCAGGAACTCCGGCTTGAACGAGGCCCGTACGACCTCCAGCACCCGCTCCTTCTTGGCCTCGGGCTTGAGCAGCGGGTCGACCAGGAACTGACTGCCGAGGTTGGACGTCAGGATCAGGATGGTGTTGCGGAAGTCCACCGTCCGGCCCTGGCCGTCCGTGAGCCGGCCGTCGTCCAGCACCTGGAGCAGGATGTCGAAGACCTCCGGGTGGGCCTTCTCCACCTCGTCGAGCAGCACGACGCTGTACGGGCGGCGGCGGACCGCCTCCGTGAGCTGGCCGCCCTCCTCGTAACCGACGTACCCGGGCGGGGCACCGACGAGCCGCGCGACGCTGTGCTTCTCGCTGTACTCGCTCATGTCGACGCGGACCATGGCCCGTTCGTCGTCGAAGAGGAAGTCCGCGAGCGCCTTGGCCAGCTCGGTCTTGCCGACGCCGGTGGGGCCGAGGAAGAGGAAGGAGCCGGTCGGACGGTCCGGGTCGGCGATCCCGGCCCGGGTGCGGCGCACCGCGTCCGACACCGCGCGGACGGCCTCGCTCTGGCCGATCAGGCGCTTGCCGAGTTCGTCCTCCATCCGCAGCAGCTTCTGCGTCTCGCCCTCCAGCAGGCGGCCGGCCGGGATGCCCGTCCAGGCGCCGACCACGTCGGCGATGTCGTCGGAGCCGACCTCGTCCTTGACGAGGGTCTCCTTGGGCGCCTCGGCCGCCACCTGCTCGGCCTCGGTGGCCTCCTCCAACTCGCGCTCCAGGCCGGGGATCTCGCCGTACAGCAGCTTGGACGCGGTGTCGAAGTCGCCGTCGCGCTGGGCGCGTTCGGCCTGGCCGCGCAGGTCGTCGAGACGCTCCTTCAGCTCACCGACCCGGTTGAGGCCCTGCTTCTCCTTCTCCCAGCGGGCGTTGAGACCGCGCAGCTCCTCCTCCTTGTCCGCGAGGTCGCGGCGGAGCTTCTCCAGCCGCTGCCGGGAGGCGGGGTCGGTCTCGTTCTTCAGCGCGAGCTCCTCCATGTGGAGGCGGTCCACGGCGCGTTGCAGCTCGTCGATCTCGACGGGCGAGGAGTCGATCTCCATGCGCAGCCGGGAGGCGGCCTCGTCCACGAGGTCGATCGCCTTGTCCGGGAGGAAGCGGGAGGTGATGTAGCGGTCGGACAGGGTCGCGGCGGCCACCAGCGCGGCGTCCGCGATGGAGACCTTGTGGTGCGCCTCGTAACGCCCCTTGAGCCCGCGCAGGATCGCGATGGTGTCCTCGACGCTGGGCTCGGCGACCAGCACCTGCTGGAAGCGGCGCTCCAGGGCGGGGTCCTTCTCGATCCGCTCGCGGTACTCGTCGAGCGTGGTCGCGCCGACCATCCGCAGTTCACCGCGGGCCAGCATGGGCTTGAGCATGTTGCCCGCGTCCATGGCGGAGTCGCCTCCGGCGCCCGCGCCGACGACGGTGTGCAGCTCGTCGATGAAGGTGATGACCTTGCCGTCGCTCTCCTTGATCTCGGAGAGGACGGTCTTCAGCCGCTCCTCGAACTCGCCCCGGTACTTGGCGCCCGCGACCATCGCCCCGAGGTCGAGGGAGACGAGCCGCTTGTCGCGCAGCGACTCGGGCACGTCGCCCTTGACGATGCGCTGGGCGAGCCCTTCCACCACGGCGGTCTTGCCGACACCGGGTTCACCGATGAGGACCGGGTTGTTCTTCGTACGGCGCGACAGCACCTGTACGACGCGGCGGATCTCCTGATCCCGGCCGATGACCGGGTCGAGCTTGCCCTCGCGGGCCGCCGCCGTGAAGTCCGTACCGAACTTCTCCAGGGCCTTGTACTGACCCTCCGGGTCGGGTGTGGTCACCCGTCGCCCTCCCCTGCTCTTCTCGAACGCGGCCAGCAGCTTTTTCGCACCGGCCCCCTGCGCACCGAGGATCTCACCGACCCGGCCACCCTTCTCGGCGACCGCGATCAGCAGGTGCTCGGTCGAGACGTATTCGTCACCGAGGTCCTTGGCGCGCCGCGCGGCGTCGCTGACGACGGCGAGCAGCTCACGGTCGGGCTGCGGCGGCGCCACGGTGGAACCGGTGACGCGGGGCAGCGCGCCGAGCAGTCGCTCGGTCTCCGTGCGTACCGCGGCCTGGTCCGCCTCGACGGCGACCAGCAGATCGATGATGTTCTCGTTGTCTTCACCCGCGAGCAGCGCGAGCAGCAGGTGTGCGGGGGTCAGATCGGGGTGTCCGTCCTTCACGGCCCTGCTGGTGGCCGCGGTGAGGGCGTCCCTGCTCTTGTTCGTCAGCTCGGCGTCCACGTGCGCTGTCTCCTCCTCGACGATCGCGTCCTGCCCAGGCACGGCACCTGGTCCATGATTCGACCAACGTGCACAAAGTTGAGTCTATTCCACTCAAGGCTGAGTTTCGAGGATACCGGGCGCCACGAAGGCACCGGCGGAGGGCTCGCGGGGGCAGCTCCTACGCTTCGGCCATGGCCCACGACGTACGCGACCCCAGCCCCGAGTACCTCGCCTTCTGGCGCGAGTACCACCTCTGCACCCTGACCACCCTCCGACCGGACGGCACCCCGCACGTCGTCCCCGTCTGCGTGACGTACGACCCCGAGGCGGGTCTGGCCCGCGTCATCACCGACGGCGGCAGCCGGAAGGTCGCCCACGTCCGGGCGGCGGGACCCGAGGGGGCACGGGTCGCGGTCTGCCAGATGCACCGCGCCCGCTGGGCGACGCTGGAGGGGCGCGCGACGGTCCGTACGGAGCGGGAGGTCGTCGAGGACGCCGAACGCCGTCACACCGAGCGCTACGGGCGGGAGCCGAGGGCCAACCCGACGCGTGTCGTCATCGAGATCGCCCTGGACAGGGCCCTCGGCCGGGCCTGACGGCGGCGAAGGCCGACGCCGCTTCGGGACGGGGCCGGGCGCCGGCCCGGTCACCAGTCCGGGACGTGCCCGGCACAAGCACAGCGGCGCCACCGTGTCAGGTCACGGTGGCGCCGCTGTGTGGGGGACGCGCTTGAGCGATGTGGTGGTTCGGGGGATCGCTCAGGCGCTTCGGGGGGTGGCGGAAATGGTCTCGGGGTCGAACAGTTCGTGGTCGCGCTGGTCCAGATTGACGAAGATCATGCCGTACCTCACTTCGCAGCGCACGGGCTGTGGGGCGCCGCGCGGCCTGCGCAGACAGCGGTAGGCGCGGATCTCCTCGCCCTCCTCCATCACGACGACCACGGGCTCACCGAGCAAGGTGACCATCAACGAGTCACCCGGGCCCGGCAGAGCGGTGAGCAGGTCGACGAAGTGCCACCCCGAGCGATAGGCCGAAGCCATCTCGCGCCGGAAGATCCGGTCGTCCGGCGGGGTGGTCATGCGTCTGCGGAAGCCGGAAGCGCGTCCCAGCCGATGTCGCCCTGGACCTTGTTCAGTGAATCCCAGCCGATGTCGCCCTGGACCTTGTTCAGCGAGTCCCAGCCGATGTCACCGGTCGCCGACGCCTGCACGGCCCAACCGATGTCACGCTGGACCTTGTTCAACGAGTCCCAGCCGATGTCACCGGTCGCCGACGCCTGCACGGCCCAACCGATGTCACGCTGGACCTTGTTCAGCGAATCCCAGCCGATGTCACCGGGCGTCACCGAAGCTTCGCCGCTCCAGCCAATGTCCCCCGGGACAGCAGCCGCCTCACTGTCCCAGCCGATGTCGCCCGCGCCCACCAGCCCGAAACCCAAGGCTGCGACGAACGAGGCGGCAAGCACCGAGCGAAGCATTCGCTTATCCATAATCGGCTTCGTCCTCACTTGTGGATTCATCTCCCCCGCTCCTAAGACGATGTCTCACGCGACCCTGTGAACACCACAGACTCGATGCATCATGTTCTTGCATGTTCAGGAACCTGGGGGGTGGAGAAATGATCACAAGAGACACGAAAACGACACATCCTCATGGGATCACCGAACTGTGTGAGGACGGCAAACGTCTCTACTCGGGCGCGCTCCGCTCCGGACGGATCGCGCGCGACGAGGTCGAACCGGCTCCGTGCCTGATGGAGTTCGCCCTGCTGCACGCCGACCCCGACGACCCGGACTGGCTGCGCCCCGTGCCGCCCTCCACCGCGCTCGCACAGCATGTGAATCCCCTGGAGCGCGAGATACAGGAACGCAGGCGCCACTCGGTGCGGCTCGCCCAGTCCTTCGAGCCTTTCATGGACATCAGCGCGCAGGGACCGCCGGCCACCCACGCCATCACCGTGCTGGAGGGCGTGAACCGGATCAACGGCGCCCTCGACGTCGCCACCGCGGAGTGCCGCACCGAGGTCCTCACCATCCAGCCCGGCGGCGGAAGGAACGAGGACCGGCTCGGAAAGGCCCTGGAGCGCGGCCTCTCCGTCGTCCACCGAGGCATCCGCATGCGGACGTTGTACCAGCACACGGTCCGCTACAGCCCCAGCACCCTGGCCTACGCGGAACGCATCGCCGACGCGAACGTCGAGATCAGGACGTCCGAGGAACTCATCGAGCGACTCATCGTCTTCGACCGCTCGGTCGCCTTCATCCCGGCCCAGGACGACCGCCAAGTCGCCCTGGAACTCCGCCATCCGGGGCTGGTCGCGTACCTGGCGTCGGTCTTCGAGAAGTTCTGGACCCGCGCCACCCCGCTGCTGGAGGAGATCCGGTACGAGCCCACGCCGGACGGGATCAGCGCCGTCCAGCGTTCCATCGCCCACCTCCTCGTCGAGGGACACGTGGACGACTCGATCGCCCGTCGGCTCGGGATGAACGTCCGGACCTGCCGGGCGCACATCGCGAAGCTCGCCGCCACGCTCGGCAGCAGCAGCCGCGCCCAACTCGGCTTCCTGATAGCCCAGTCGGGAATCCTCAGCGAGGACTGACACCCGGCGCGCCACCGGCGGGGCGGGCCCCCGCCCGACGCACCAGGGGCGGGCCGTCCCGGAACGCGCCGCCGCACACGGAAAGGGCCCGTCCACCGGCATCACCGGTGACGGGCCCACGGGCGGGACGGGCGGCACGCGCCCGTCCCCCCGCTCTCAGTCCTTCGGCCGCTTCGGCCGCCAGACGACCAGCGCGCTGGTCTGCTGCACGTCCTGGTACGGCACGAGGTCGCGTCGGTACGAGGCGTGCACCTGGGCCTCGGCCTGCCGCATGGCGACCGCCGCCCCGTCCACCGCGGCGGAGAGCTCGACGACGCGCTGCTGGAGCGCGGCGACCTGGTTCTCCAGCTCGATGATGCGCTTGATGCCGGCCAGGTTGATGCCCTCGTCCTGGGACAACTGCTGCACATTGCGCAGCAGTTCGATGTCACGGGCCGAGTAACGCCGTCCACGGCCGGCCGTGCGGTCCGGGGAGACCAGACCGAGGCGGTCGTACTGACGGAGCGTCTGCGGGTGCAGACCCGAGAGCTGGGCCGCGATCGAAATCACGTACACCGGGGTCTCATCGGTCAGTTCGTACGGGTTACGTCGGCGGCCGTCCATCTCAAGCTCCCTTCGCGGCCTGGAACAGGTCGGCCCGCGGGTCCTGGGCCGCGGTCGCCTTGCGGTAGGCCTCCAGCGCTTCTCTGGCTTCGTCGCCCAGCTCCGTGGGCACCGCGACCTCCACGGTGACGAGGAGGTCGCCCCGGGTGCCGTCCTTGCGCACGGCGCCCTTTCCACGGGCGCGCATCGTACGCCCGTTCGGGGTACCTGCGGGGACCTTGAGGGTGACCGGAGGGCCACCGAGGGTGGGCACCTTCACCTCGCCGCCGAGTGCCGCCTCCGGGAAGGTGACGGGCACCGTGACGGTGAGGTTGTCGCCCTTGCGGCCGAAGACCGGGTGCGCGTCCACGTGGACGGCGACGTAGAGGTCGCCGGCCGGACCGCCGCGCTCGCCCTGGCCGCCCTTGCCGCGCAGCCGGATG
The DNA window shown above is from Streptomyces sp. NBC_00247 and carries:
- a CDS encoding helix-turn-helix transcriptional regulator, whose amino-acid sequence is MITRDTKTTHPHGITELCEDGKRLYSGALRSGRIARDEVEPAPCLMEFALLHADPDDPDWLRPVPPSTALAQHVNPLEREIQERRRHSVRLAQSFEPFMDISAQGPPATHAITVLEGVNRINGALDVATAECRTEVLTIQPGGGRNEDRLGKALERGLSVVHRGIRMRTLYQHTVRYSPSTLAYAERIADANVEIRTSEELIERLIVFDRSVAFIPAQDDRQVALELRHPGLVAYLASVFEKFWTRATPLLEEIRYEPTPDGISAVQRSIAHLLVEGHVDDSIARRLGMNVRTCRAHIAKLAATLGSSSRAQLGFLIAQSGILSED
- a CDS encoding heat shock protein transcriptional repressor HspR; this translates as MDGRRRNPYELTDETPVYVISIAAQLSGLHPQTLRQYDRLGLVSPDRTAGRGRRYSARDIELLRNVQQLSQDEGINLAGIKRIIELENQVAALQQRVVELSAAVDGAAVAMRQAEAQVHASYRRDLVPYQDVQQTSALVVWRPKRPKD